One part of the Mariniflexile litorale genome encodes these proteins:
- a CDS encoding transposase, producing the protein MLTQFLGLRKINTIGIKQANKVMHMAAMAYNLKKYLKFTQKRVKSGAGLLALLFCLKKRVYKLEKLFLRNFKIANYKVT; encoded by the coding sequence ATGCTCACCCAGTTTCTGGGACTTAGAAAAATTAATACTATAGGAATCAAGCAAGCAAATAAGGTTATGCACATGGCGGCTATGGCTTATAACCTTAAAAAGTATCTGAAATTCACCCAAAAAAGAGTGAAAAGTGGCGCAGGATTGCTTGCTTTATTATTTTGCTTAAAAAAGAGAGTATACAAGCTCGAAAAATTGTTTTTAAGGAACTTTAAAATAGCTAACTATAAAGTGACGTAA
- a CDS encoding SDR family NAD(P)-dependent oxidoreductase has product MKLDNNKILITGATSGIGRELAERFCQLNNQIIAVGRNQIRLEELARFDKRITSFKCDISSPSELDRLVVYINQEHKDLNVLINNAGIQYNQTLLDDTYNLQKIENEISTNLTSPIKLITLLIPVLQNNSNAAIVNVSSGLAMVPKAKSAVYCGTKAAIHIFSKSLRYQLETIKVFEIIPPLVDTEMTKGRGKGKISPQRLVDEFIKAYKNNKYEVNIHKVKLLRIINRISPKIADSIMKGVTI; this is encoded by the coding sequence ATGAAATTGGACAATAACAAAATACTTATTACAGGTGCTACTTCTGGAATTGGTAGAGAATTGGCAGAGCGGTTTTGCCAATTGAACAATCAAATAATAGCTGTTGGCAGAAATCAGATTAGATTAGAAGAACTTGCCAGATTTGATAAGCGAATTACTTCTTTTAAGTGTGATATTTCCTCACCATCAGAATTAGACCGACTTGTGGTTTATATAAATCAAGAGCACAAAGACCTAAATGTGCTGATAAACAATGCAGGTATACAGTATAACCAAACTTTGTTGGACGACACTTATAACTTACAAAAAATTGAGAATGAAATAAGTACAAATCTAACTTCTCCTATAAAACTTATTACTTTATTAATTCCTGTACTACAAAATAATTCTAATGCAGCCATTGTGAATGTTTCTTCAGGCTTAGCTATGGTTCCTAAAGCCAAATCAGCTGTCTATTGTGGTACAAAAGCAGCAATTCACATTTTCTCAAAATCATTACGATACCAATTAGAGACAATAAAAGTATTTGAAATAATACCACCTCTAGTAGATACTGAAATGACGAAAGGAAGAGGTAAAGGAAAAATTTCGCCTCAAAGATTGGTGGATGAATTTATAAAAGCCTATAAAAACAATAAATATGAAGTAAATATTCACAAAGTAAAACTATTGAGAATTATAAACAGAATTAGTCCAAAAATAGCCGATAGCATAATGAAAGGTGTAACGATTTAA
- a CDS encoding DsrE family protein has translation MKNSILYITTMFLLLFGTSQLQAQHINPKKNNYLVLSKNIQQLKPVLLTANELAKEDGKKYGAFYVIICGKTVNDISDNPDFNALLEKAKAQKVNVFVCGISLSKFNINSETLPSNLEITPNGILYGFQLTKKGFITLTI, from the coding sequence ATGAAAAATTCAATCTTATATATAACAACAATGTTCCTTTTACTATTTGGAACCTCTCAATTACAGGCACAACATATTAACCCTAAAAAGAATAATTATTTAGTGCTTTCAAAAAACATACAACAACTCAAACCAGTTTTGCTAACGGCCAATGAACTGGCAAAAGAAGACGGGAAAAAATATGGAGCGTTTTATGTTATTATTTGTGGTAAAACAGTTAATGACATTTCAGACAATCCAGATTTTAATGCACTGCTGGAAAAGGCAAAAGCCCAAAAGGTAAACGTTTTTGTATGCGGCATTTCACTTTCAAAATTTAATATAAATTCAGAAACATTGCCAAGTAATCTTGAAATAACGCCCAATGGTATTTTATATGGCTTTCAACTTACTAAGAAAGGTTTTATCACACTTACAATCTAA
- a CDS encoding transposase → MKGKRQSTVEPVFGTLTQFLGLRKINTIGIKQANKVMHMAAMAYNLKKYLKFTQKRVKSGAGMLALLFCLKKRVYKLEKLFLRNFKIANYRDKHTLGVEQEWEDGQ, encoded by the coding sequence ATGAAAGGCAAACGACAAAGTACGGTAGAACCCGTATTTGGAACACTCACCCAGTTTCTGGGACTTAGAAAAATTAATACTATAGGAATCAAGCAAGCTAATAAGGTTATGCACATGGCGGCTATGGCTTATAACCTTAAAAAGTATCTGAAATTCACCCAAAAAAGAGTGAAAAGTGGCGCAGGAATGCTTGCTTTATTATTTTGCTTAAAAAAGAGAGTATACAAGCTCGAAAAATTGTTTTTAAGGAACTTTAAAATAGCTAATTATAGGGACAAGCATACGCTTGGAGTCGAACAAGAATGGGAGGATGGGCAGTAG
- a CDS encoding Crp/Fnr family transcriptional regulator, translated as MDKLINYLLEFGQLNQQQIDLIKRKAQVLELKKGDYFSEAGKIPKQVAFIEEGILRVCYYNSEGDEITKYFVDENNFAVDINSFNQKIPSSEYVQAVTDCTLLVFSTESLNHLSATIIQWDGIINKITEKALVEKVNKLSPMLAEDAKTRYLSFLEKFPNLANRIPLSYLASYLGITQSSLSRIRKSI; from the coding sequence ATGGACAAATTAATAAACTATCTGTTGGAATTTGGGCAGTTAAATCAACAGCAAATTGACTTGATAAAGAGAAAAGCACAGGTATTGGAGTTGAAAAAGGGCGATTACTTTTCCGAAGCAGGAAAAATACCAAAACAAGTAGCTTTTATTGAAGAAGGAATTTTACGAGTATGTTACTATAACAGCGAAGGGGATGAAATCACCAAATATTTTGTTGATGAGAACAATTTTGCAGTGGACATAAATAGCTTCAATCAAAAGATCCCCTCTTCAGAATATGTACAGGCTGTAACAGATTGCACACTACTTGTATTTTCTACAGAATCACTCAACCATTTGTCAGCTACTATCATTCAGTGGGACGGCATTATCAATAAAATAACCGAAAAAGCATTGGTTGAAAAGGTAAATAAACTAAGCCCCATGTTAGCCGAAGATGCCAAAACAAGGTATCTTAGTTTTTTAGAAAAGTTTCCGAATTTAGCCAACAGAATTCCGCTTTCCTATCTCGCTTCTTATTTAGGAATCACGCAATCATCATTAAGCAGGATTCGAAAAAGCATCTGA
- a CDS encoding type II toxin-antitoxin system RelE/ParE family toxin: MVKHNVIWTRTADIQFVGILEYWVKRNKSNTYSKKLLKLVSERTKQIAEQPVIFKATDFKDTRVASLGNFSIFYKFNDKEIIITAFWDNRQNPKKLLKILENKK, translated from the coding sequence ATGGTTAAACACAATGTAATTTGGACTCGAACAGCCGACATTCAATTCGTTGGAATTTTAGAATATTGGGTGAAAAGAAATAAATCGAATACCTATTCAAAAAAACTCTTGAAATTAGTTTCGGAAAGAACAAAGCAAATAGCCGAACAACCAGTAATTTTCAAAGCGACTGACTTTAAAGATACGAGAGTAGCTTCACTTGGAAATTTCAGTATTTTCTATAAATTTAATGATAAAGAAATAATAATCACAGCATTTTGGGATAACAGACAAAACCCTAAAAAACTGTTAAAAATATTGGAAAACAAAAAATAA
- a CDS encoding porin family protein codes for MKNIKLSILFTLLITFQLFSQDISTEKFKIGLNLGVNSFDLNHDDIFDRYDGMISYTFGLSFEYKLNRKLSLISNINYDSKMMKLENFQYRDFNENIDYSVKDKMKFNYINIPILIRYYVGNKLFADLGGFYNHSLKIENDSTIKETGEKITLWEHENVIKKYDYGISLGIGYGFDLNNNNHFSIELKDELGIANIANYPNTSLTDLKTNTIKLILNWELPI; via the coding sequence ATGAAGAACATTAAATTAAGTATCCTATTTACATTATTAATAACCTTTCAATTATTCTCTCAAGATATTAGCACCGAAAAATTTAAAATAGGATTGAATTTAGGAGTAAATTCATTCGACCTAAATCATGATGATATATTTGACAGATATGATGGAATGATTAGTTATACATTTGGTCTTTCATTTGAATACAAATTAAACAGAAAACTATCATTGATATCAAATATAAATTATGATAGTAAAATGATGAAATTGGAAAATTTCCAATATAGAGATTTTAATGAAAATATAGATTATTCCGTTAAGGATAAAATGAAATTCAATTATATCAATATTCCAATTCTCATTAGGTATTATGTCGGAAATAAATTATTTGCTGATTTAGGAGGTTTTTATAATCATTCATTAAAAATAGAAAACGATTCTACTATTAAGGAAACTGGTGAAAAAATAACTCTTTGGGAACATGAGAATGTTATAAAAAAATACGATTACGGAATCTCACTTGGAATCGGTTATGGATTTGATTTGAATAACAATAACCACTTTTCAATCGAATTGAAAGATGAATTAGGCATAGCTAATATTGCAAATTACCCAAATACTTCTTTGACAGATTTAAAGACTAATACTATTAAACTGATTTTAAATTGGGAATTACCAATATAA
- a CDS encoding TQO small subunit DoxD: MKTIHIKNDAGLLALALRLVVGWTYFSAFWRRTVLVDKLDPEVTGYIGEKFNAFLPNALGIKPIIQYLVENPDVLWINMVIFTIVEGIVGLFILFGLFTRIMSIGVFGLAMGILLGSGWIGTTCLDEWQIGVLGIATGFVLFLTGSGKYSVDNYLMKHHFTFTKKKWFSWLGSGILPIKERVFPKVVLIGSLFIFGMTLMTNQVFHGGLWGTLHNKSVKPKLEITNGEIQNNTLTFNVFRTEGVDVYGAWVIGIHLYDSQKNSILEYTQEDLATLNKMSISNYYVAKVKPGKHSLIVPLGAKAKLNLENDSLSNLPKGIYTLKITDISGAYWVHQIKK; the protein is encoded by the coding sequence ATGAAAACAATACATATAAAAAATGATGCAGGGCTTTTGGCTCTGGCATTAAGATTAGTAGTAGGTTGGACTTATTTTTCGGCATTTTGGAGAAGAACTGTATTAGTCGACAAATTAGATCCTGAAGTGACTGGATATATTGGCGAAAAATTTAACGCTTTTTTACCTAATGCTTTAGGCATAAAACCTATTATCCAATACTTGGTGGAGAACCCAGATGTACTTTGGATAAATATGGTAATATTTACCATTGTTGAAGGTATTGTTGGGTTATTTATACTATTTGGGTTATTCACTCGGATTATGAGTATTGGCGTATTTGGCTTAGCTATGGGTATTCTTCTTGGTTCGGGTTGGATAGGTACAACCTGCTTAGATGAATGGCAAATAGGTGTGTTAGGAATAGCTACAGGTTTTGTTTTGTTCTTAACAGGAAGCGGAAAATATTCCGTAGATAATTATTTAATGAAACACCATTTTACTTTCACTAAAAAGAAATGGTTTAGTTGGTTAGGTTCAGGAATTTTACCAATTAAAGAGCGTGTATTTCCTAAAGTAGTATTAATAGGTTCACTATTTATTTTTGGAATGACCCTAATGACCAATCAAGTATTTCACGGAGGACTTTGGGGAACACTTCATAACAAATCGGTAAAACCAAAACTTGAAATAACTAATGGTGAAATTCAAAACAACACCCTCACTTTTAATGTCTTTAGAACCGAAGGAGTAGATGTTTATGGGGCTTGGGTTATAGGTATTCATTTATATGACAGTCAAAAAAACTCAATTTTAGAATACACCCAAGAAGATTTAGCAACCTTAAACAAAATGAGTATTTCAAACTACTATGTTGCTAAAGTAAAACCAGGAAAACACAGTTTAATTGTGCCTTTAGGAGCAAAAGCAAAACTTAATTTAGAAAATGATAGTTTATCAAACTTACCTAAAGGAATATATACTCTTAAAATTACAGACATAAGTGGTGCTTATTGGGTTCATCAGATTAAAAAATAA
- a CDS encoding DJ-1/PfpI family protein, which yields MKIRTIIVVLVLLGITVSAQNNKILFVMSAADTLQLNNGEKLRQTGVFLNEFYLAYKSVTEAGYTVDFATPHGMIATIDEESINDKYWKNNLEVKNEALIFTKTDSLFNSPKTLKKAIENKSDYIGLIIPGGQGLMVDLKDDINIPILIKYFAKENKPTGLICHAPSLILTIPKEENPYIGFKVNSVSPFEEFVIERFIMKGKPKNRKIAKKLRKLGLKYRRKLPKANYAVKDRNLVTSQNPFSGIAFNKLYLEALTEYLKAYKN from the coding sequence ATGAAAATTAGAACTATAATAGTAGTATTAGTGCTTTTAGGTATAACAGTTTCTGCACAAAACAACAAAATACTATTTGTAATGAGTGCAGCAGACACATTGCAATTAAACAATGGAGAGAAACTTCGACAAACGGGTGTCTTCTTGAATGAGTTTTATCTCGCATATAAATCTGTAACAGAAGCTGGCTATACTGTAGATTTCGCAACACCCCATGGAATGATTGCAACAATAGATGAAGAAAGTATAAACGATAAGTATTGGAAAAACAACTTAGAAGTAAAAAATGAAGCTCTCATTTTCACTAAAACGGATAGTCTCTTTAATAGTCCAAAAACACTTAAAAAAGCTATTGAAAACAAGTCTGATTATATCGGTTTGATAATTCCAGGTGGTCAAGGTTTAATGGTAGATTTAAAAGATGACATAAACATACCTATCCTAATAAAATACTTTGCAAAGGAAAATAAGCCCACCGGGCTTATTTGTCACGCACCCAGTCTCATATTAACCATACCAAAAGAAGAAAATCCATACATTGGCTTTAAAGTTAATTCGGTTTCGCCTTTTGAGGAGTTTGTAATTGAGCGTTTCATTATGAAAGGGAAACCCAAAAACAGAAAAATAGCCAAAAAATTGAGAAAATTGGGGTTAAAATATAGAAGAAAACTACCAAAGGCAAACTATGCTGTAAAAGACAGAAACTTAGTAACCAGTCAAAACCCATTTTCCGGAATAGCATTTAACAAACTTTATTTAGAAGCATTAACGGAATATTTGAAAGCGTATAAAAATTAG
- a CDS encoding S41 family peptidase has protein sequence MRYIYLIIIIYLIGSCSASKQTLSNQEKYVNKVFNIVEKHSIRKDSVDFDKIKSKAYEKVKQAKTIEDCYPIIQSILRDLGDNHSFLMTKERVEKWKNTSKSKTKNELITFSGKNINDNIGYLKMNGVSSGDKKSLRTYADSLQNLIKTIDNKNIQGWIIDLRENTGGNCWPMLAGIGPIIDDGVCGYFMNGSGRKSEWFYEYGESGINSKTIVKTSIKPYELLNRNNPIAILTGNRTASSGEVIVTAFHGKENTKSFGKPTAGLSTGNRNFRLSDGSMILLTSSIYSDRNGKLFGKEIKPDIEIEFTYDEIGTDKDKVIEQAIEWINK, from the coding sequence GTGAGATACATTTATTTAATAATAATCATCTATTTAATTGGGAGCTGTTCGGCTTCAAAACAGACTTTATCCAATCAAGAAAAATATGTAAATAAAGTATTTAACATAGTAGAAAAACATTCCATTAGAAAAGACTCAGTCGATTTTGACAAAATTAAATCAAAAGCATATGAGAAAGTAAAGCAAGCTAAAACCATTGAAGATTGCTACCCAATTATTCAATCCATACTTAGAGATTTGGGAGATAATCATAGTTTTTTAATGACAAAAGAGAGAGTAGAAAAATGGAAAAATACAAGCAAATCAAAAACAAAAAATGAACTTATAACATTTTCAGGTAAAAACATAAATGATAACATTGGATATTTAAAAATGAATGGGGTCAGTTCAGGTGACAAAAAATCACTAAGAACTTATGCCGATAGCCTTCAGAATTTGATAAAGACAATTGACAACAAAAATATTCAAGGCTGGATTATTGATTTAAGAGAAAATACAGGTGGAAATTGTTGGCCTATGTTAGCCGGAATAGGACCAATAATTGATGACGGAGTATGCGGATACTTTATGAATGGTTCTGGCAGGAAATCTGAATGGTTTTACGAATACGGAGAATCTGGAATTAACTCAAAAACAATAGTAAAAACAAGCATAAAACCCTATGAGCTCTTAAACAGAAATAATCCAATTGCTATATTGACAGGCAATAGAACTGCGAGTTCAGGAGAAGTTATAGTTACTGCATTTCACGGAAAAGAAAACACAAAAAGTTTCGGTAAACCTACAGCTGGCTTATCTACAGGCAATAGAAATTTTAGATTAAGTGATGGTTCAATGATTTTATTGACAAGTTCTATTTATTCCGACCGAAACGGCAAACTTTTTGGAAAAGAAATTAAACCTGATATTGAAATTGAATTTACATATGACGAAATTGGCACAGATAAGGATAAAGTCATTGAGCAAGCAATTGAATGGATTAATAAATAA
- a CDS encoding DUF2335 domain-containing protein: MSEALDPINEEEEDDILQEIQEILDDPEISEEKKEKIIAVLTIKRSFSGPLPSPDVLQQYNNVVKDGAERVVKMAENQSKHRMELENFAIKGQIKQSGRGQIFGFTLALLCIASTVYLAIEGHETLAIALGTTTVIGLASIFVLGKIFQSKD; this comes from the coding sequence ATGTCAGAAGCTTTAGACCCAATCAACGAGGAGGAGGAAGATGATATTCTTCAAGAAATTCAAGAGATATTAGATGACCCAGAAATTTCTGAAGAGAAAAAGGAAAAAATAATAGCTGTCCTTACAATTAAAAGAAGTTTTAGTGGTCCATTGCCTTCACCTGATGTTTTACAACAGTACAATAACGTAGTAAAAGATGGTGCTGAACGGGTAGTTAAAATGGCAGAAAACCAATCTAAACATCGAATGGAATTAGAGAACTTCGCTATTAAAGGGCAAATAAAACAAAGTGGTAGAGGTCAAATTTTTGGTTTTACCTTGGCTCTACTTTGCATTGCTTCTACTGTTTATTTAGCAATAGAAGGTCACGAAACTCTTGCAATAGCATTAGGAACTACAACTGTAATTGGTCTTGCTAGTATTTTTGTTCTAGGTAAAATTTTCCAATCTAAAGACTAA
- a CDS encoding SDR family NAD(P)-dependent oxidoreductase yields MDSIIITGATSGIGFECALQMARMAKNEQIIIPARNIGAGKDIIEKIKDRTGHKNLKCLELDLASLESIRKFSESFAKEKNNSISILINNAGVQNIGETQYTADGFEQTFGVNHLGSFALTMQLLPFMKNEGHITFTSSETHDPALKTPIEPPIYTSVQELAFSKETSEKPNIVGQRRYSTSKLCNIMTTYELQERLKKTNIRVNAYDPGMTPGTGLAKTYSPVMRFLWKNVFPALTLLKSNIHTPAQAGRNLANLAYSDKYKDLKGIYFSDGKVVKTSVDSYNKIFQKSLWNGSLELTKTTFNKIT; encoded by the coding sequence ATGGATTCAATAATTATTACAGGAGCAACCAGTGGAATTGGCTTTGAGTGTGCTTTACAAATGGCTCGAATGGCTAAGAACGAACAAATTATCATTCCAGCCAGAAATATTGGAGCAGGAAAAGACATAATAGAAAAAATAAAAGACAGGACAGGTCATAAAAACCTAAAATGCTTGGAATTGGATTTGGCTTCTTTAGAATCTATAAGAAAGTTCTCTGAATCATTTGCCAAAGAAAAAAACAACTCCATTTCTATCTTGATAAATAATGCAGGAGTACAGAATATTGGCGAAACACAATATACGGCAGATGGATTTGAACAGACATTTGGTGTAAATCATCTTGGTTCGTTTGCCTTGACTATGCAATTATTACCCTTTATGAAAAATGAAGGGCACATAACATTCACATCTAGCGAAACACACGACCCAGCACTTAAAACACCCATAGAACCACCAATTTATACCAGTGTTCAAGAGCTTGCTTTCTCAAAAGAAACTTCCGAAAAACCTAACATAGTTGGACAAAGAAGGTATTCTACTTCAAAATTGTGTAACATAATGACCACTTATGAATTACAAGAACGATTAAAAAAAACAAATATTAGGGTAAATGCCTATGACCCAGGAATGACACCAGGAACAGGACTTGCCAAAACTTATTCACCTGTTATGCGATTTTTATGGAAAAACGTATTCCCTGCTTTGACCCTATTAAAAAGCAACATACATACACCAGCTCAAGCGGGAAGAAATTTAGCAAACCTTGCGTATTCTGACAAGTATAAAGACTTAAAGGGAATTTATTTCTCGGATGGGAAAGTTGTTAAAACATCTGTTGATTCTTATAACAAGATTTTTCAAAAAAGCCTGTGGAATGGTAGCCTCGAACTGACAAAAACCACATTTAACAAAATAACATAA
- a CDS encoding Crp/Fnr family transcriptional regulator — translation MNELRIYLETLVPFTEREMEIFISLFSEIQLKKKDYFAKEGEFSSKLAFISNGVMRAFFRNKSGNEYNKTFFTPSNFVAAYSSIITKQKNLINIQCLTDCTLFVADFRQLTSHYNKYPKFESLARTMAEYKFAIKEKREIELVTLEATERYSIFKKEHPDLENIINQYHIASYLGITPTQLSRIRAKK, via the coding sequence ATGAATGAACTGAGAATCTATTTGGAAACATTAGTCCCTTTTACAGAACGTGAAATGGAAATTTTCATTTCATTGTTTTCTGAAATTCAACTCAAAAAGAAGGATTACTTTGCCAAAGAAGGAGAATTTTCATCAAAATTAGCTTTTATTTCAAATGGAGTAATGCGCGCATTTTTTCGCAATAAATCGGGAAACGAATACAATAAAACGTTTTTTACACCTTCAAATTTTGTAGCAGCATATTCATCAATAATAACAAAGCAAAAAAATTTAATTAATATTCAATGCCTAACAGACTGCACGCTATTCGTTGCTGATTTTAGACAACTTACGTCACATTATAATAAGTATCCGAAATTTGAAAGCCTTGCTCGAACTATGGCAGAATATAAGTTTGCTATAAAAGAGAAAAGAGAAATTGAACTTGTAACACTTGAAGCAACAGAACGCTATTCAATCTTTAAAAAAGAACATCCAGATTTAGAAAACATAATTAACCAATACCATATCGCTTCGTATTTAGGCATTACGCCAACCCAATTAAGTCGTATAAGAGCCAAAAAGTAA
- a CDS encoding S41 family peptidase translates to MKRQNKLKPLCIILSIFILLSCDNFIKSEAEKNFEETFMLIQNKSVKKNDLDWNDLKKTVRNSVKNINDNDDFNLAIAYTIKLVNDGHSKILASKKTNDNKTKKSNSNKLDIPVIKTKILEKNIGYIKLSGTNHITDNKLIEKYTLEIRKALLGLDKSEELSGWILDLRTHGGGRLSCESLGLAPLFDNPLVGIYLNNKNNYNEITCTNQDFKYGNQLQESLTYNSTLLNKNKKIAILIDKKTASSGEFLALAFKFQNNSKTFGKQTIGMTSHLAFYELKSGAILFLAQSYYYDINRNLIKEGIIPDVECDSEKSISKAMDWIKNGI, encoded by the coding sequence ATGAAAAGACAAAACAAATTGAAACCCTTATGTATAATATTATCAATATTTATTCTTTTATCATGTGATAATTTTATTAAATCTGAGGCTGAAAAAAATTTTGAAGAAACTTTTATGTTAATCCAAAACAAATCTGTTAAGAAAAATGATTTAGATTGGAACGATTTAAAAAAAACAGTTAGAAATTCAGTTAAAAATATTAATGATAATGATGACTTTAATCTTGCAATTGCATACACAATAAAACTTGTTAATGATGGACACAGTAAAATTTTAGCTTCAAAAAAAACTAATGATAATAAAACAAAAAAATCAAATAGTAATAAACTTGATATACCTGTAATAAAAACAAAAATTTTAGAGAAGAATATAGGCTATATTAAACTATCTGGAACAAATCATATAACGGATAATAAACTTATCGAAAAATATACACTAGAAATCAGAAAAGCTCTATTAGGATTAGATAAATCCGAAGAATTATCTGGTTGGATTTTAGACTTAAGAACACATGGAGGTGGTAGATTAAGTTGCGAAAGCTTGGGTCTTGCTCCATTATTTGATAATCCTTTAGTTGGAATATATTTGAATAACAAAAATAATTACAACGAAATAACATGTACAAATCAGGATTTTAAATATGGCAATCAACTTCAAGAAAGCTTAACATATAATTCAACTCTTTTAAATAAAAACAAAAAAATCGCAATTTTAATAGATAAAAAAACAGCAAGTTCTGGAGAGTTTCTAGCGTTGGCTTTTAAATTCCAAAATAATAGTAAAACTTTTGGTAAACAAACTATAGGAATGACTTCTCATTTAGCATTTTATGAATTAAAAAGTGGTGCTATCTTATTTTTAGCTCAATCTTATTATTATGATATTAATAGAAACCTTATTAAAGAAGGAATCATACCAGATGTTGAATGTGATTCAGAAAAAAGTATCTCAAAAGCGATGGACTGGATAAAAAACGGTATATAA
- a CDS encoding DoxX family protein yields MKFQEKTLEVSYKSVVILRIMLSLIFIIASTNHFFNTEKTVSRIENSSMGFIGNILGSPEIAVILSGIVMLIAGISLILGFKTKMTSIVLIAVLIPITLTVQVGQMTTLGPLFKNVAILGGLLFFSMNSNLKIQKQ; encoded by the coding sequence ATGAAATTTCAAGAAAAAACACTTGAAGTTAGCTACAAATCTGTAGTTATACTTCGCATTATGCTTAGCCTAATTTTTATAATAGCAAGCACCAATCATTTTTTTAATACCGAAAAAACGGTGAGCAGAATAGAAAATTCCTCAATGGGTTTTATTGGAAATATTCTAGGATCACCAGAAATAGCTGTGATTCTATCAGGAATAGTCATGTTAATCGCAGGCATTTCATTAATTCTTGGCTTTAAAACGAAAATGACGTCAATAGTATTAATAGCCGTTTTAATTCCCATTACGCTAACTGTACAAGTTGGACAAATGACAACTTTAGGTCCACTTTTTAAGAATGTAGCCATACTTGGTGGACTTCTTTTTTTTAGTATGAATTCAAACTTAAAAATTCAAAAACAATGA
- a CDS encoding helix-turn-helix domain-containing protein, giving the protein MIIKEKQIRMAQIIIDKHNGELAFRLERLENLSQFDHLQRKNYYSLILLNSSNYKLNVDVSNYELEGNQMICLSPYQPFMITSKESCSGWFLNFHPDFFCTYRHQNEIETEGILFNNFHGLPYFKISEEALFFNLIVQISKEMDRDSIAQHEVLVAFLKVFLIEAVRQKKEFDTDIVPRISDGQSEVLQNLVDAIEKKYFELHSPSEYADILCVSPKTLAGVVKKYLNQTTSTLISNRILIEAKRELYLTSKPLKQIAANLGYDDEFYFSRFFKKKVGVSPDVYRKTVGFAKLEK; this is encoded by the coding sequence ATGATTATAAAAGAAAAACAGATTCGTATGGCTCAAATTATTATTGATAAACACAATGGTGAACTCGCTTTTAGATTAGAACGACTTGAAAACCTCAGTCAATTTGATCATCTACAACGAAAAAACTATTATTCTCTTATTCTATTAAATAGCAGTAATTATAAGTTAAATGTAGATGTGTCTAACTATGAGTTGGAAGGAAATCAAATGATATGTTTATCACCTTACCAGCCTTTTATGATTACTTCTAAAGAATCTTGTTCAGGATGGTTTTTAAACTTTCATCCTGATTTTTTTTGTACGTATAGACATCAAAATGAAATTGAAACAGAAGGTATTTTATTTAATAATTTTCATGGACTTCCATATTTTAAAATTTCTGAAGAAGCTTTATTTTTTAATTTAATTGTTCAAATTTCAAAAGAGATGGATAGAGATTCTATCGCTCAGCACGAAGTTCTTGTAGCTTTTTTGAAAGTGTTTTTAATCGAAGCAGTGCGACAAAAGAAAGAGTTTGATACCGATATTGTGCCTCGAATTTCTGATGGTCAATCAGAAGTTTTACAAAATTTAGTTGATGCTATTGAAAAAAAATACTTTGAGTTGCATTCTCCAAGTGAATATGCGGATATTTTGTGTGTTAGTCCTAAAACATTGGCAGGTGTCGTAAAAAAGTATTTGAATCAAACAACCAGTACTTTAATTTCAAATAGAATACTTATTGAAGCTAAGCGGGAACTTTATTTAACCTCAAAGCCTTTAAAACAAATCGCTGCTAATTTGGGTTATGATGATGAATTTTATTTTAGTAGATTTTTCAAAAAAAAAGTTGGTGTTTCCCCAGATGTTTATAGAAAAACGGTCGGATTTGCTAAATTAGAAAAGTGA